Proteins found in one Cobetia sp. L2A1 genomic segment:
- the traN gene encoding conjugal transfer protein TraN, translating into MAVPKIDEAITSAQFAAESFGSTFQSGYNTLAQPIKDSVSTITDPLTSMYDNTVGAVKDVVTEALDSLIEKLKEQTQKVISEIIGNMAGPDAAAAGGQAAAGQMGEQAATEGVTMMGTASFMMAIYGYYALAMAIIKIVWACEEDEFMLAAHREYGNCTYVGSYCKTEVLGACIEKRKGYCCFKSPMARIMQEQIRQQMGDEYPDLQDFGDAEDPECGGIPLDVLNAVDWDKVNLDEWTATLVENDLYQGAPDNLTVEALTGEGNWLGAGDDGEESRPDVIERTSERMGDLEFDERYQEARQIYNVETP; encoded by the coding sequence ATGGCTGTGCCGAAGATCGACGAAGCCATCACGTCAGCCCAGTTCGCCGCCGAGTCGTTTGGAAGCACGTTCCAAAGTGGCTACAACACCCTAGCCCAGCCAATCAAGGACTCGGTGTCCACTATCACTGACCCACTGACCAGCATGTATGACAACACGGTCGGTGCGGTAAAGGACGTGGTGACGGAAGCACTGGATAGCTTGATCGAAAAGCTCAAGGAGCAGACCCAGAAGGTGATATCGGAAATCATCGGCAATATGGCGGGGCCTGATGCTGCAGCGGCTGGCGGACAGGCTGCTGCCGGTCAAATGGGTGAGCAGGCCGCTACGGAAGGTGTCACGATGATGGGCACTGCGAGCTTTATGATGGCGATCTACGGCTACTATGCCTTGGCGATGGCCATCATCAAGATCGTCTGGGCCTGTGAGGAAGATGAATTTATGCTTGCGGCACATCGCGAGTACGGTAATTGCACCTATGTTGGCTCCTACTGCAAGACTGAGGTACTAGGAGCATGTATTGAGAAGCGCAAAGGCTATTGCTGCTTCAAGAGCCCGATGGCGCGCATCATGCAAGAGCAGATCCGCCAGCAGATGGGTGATGAGTATCCCGATTTGCAAGACTTTGGCGATGCTGAGGACCCGGAGTGTGGTGGTATCCCCCTAGACGTCTTGAATGCAGTGGACTGGGATAAAGTGAATCTGGATGAGTGGACAGCGACGTTGGTCGAGAATGATCTCTACCAAGGGGCGCCAGACAATCTGACAGTTGAAGCTTTAACCGGTGAGGGTAATTGGCTGGGCGCAGGAGATGACGGCGAAGAGTCGCGACCTGACGTGATTGAGCGCACTAGCGAGAGGATGGGAGATCTTGAATTTGATGAGCGCTACCAAGAAGCCCGACAAATATACAACGTAGAAACCCCATAA
- the urtC gene encoding urea ABC transporter permease subunit UrtC, whose amino-acid sequence MPDSRSWLVRPFTERSTQIFLAVLFTSVIAVTLSHVLLPESHPLHVSTFTVTLLGKYLCYALLAVAVDLVWGYLGILSLGHGAFFALGGYAMGMYLMRQVGDRGVYGNPELPDFMVFLNWQELPWFWHGFDMPGFAFLMVLLVPGLLALVFGFLAFRSRVTGVYLSIITQALTFALMLAFFRNEMGFGGNNGLTDFKDMLGFDLRTDSVRIALFIASGVALALGYLLCRGIVGSKLGRLSIACRDAEARTRFLGYRVERVQLFIFVVSAMLAGVAGALYVPQVGIINPGEFSPLFSIEVVVWVALGGRATLYGAVLGALIVNYAKTVFTGIMPDAWLFALGGLFVLVTVLLPKGIAGLFSQWGHRQTSADDTHDTSRNAAKINETTGESPA is encoded by the coding sequence ATGCCTGATTCACGTTCATGGCTGGTGCGCCCCTTCACGGAGCGTTCCACTCAGATCTTTCTTGCGGTGCTCTTCACCTCGGTGATCGCGGTGACGCTGTCGCATGTGCTGTTGCCGGAGAGCCATCCGCTGCACGTCAGTACCTTCACCGTCACGCTGTTGGGCAAGTACCTGTGCTACGCACTGCTGGCGGTGGCGGTGGATCTCGTCTGGGGGTATCTGGGCATTCTGAGCCTGGGGCACGGTGCCTTCTTCGCGCTGGGGGGCTATGCCATGGGCATGTACCTGATGCGCCAGGTGGGCGACCGCGGCGTGTATGGCAATCCTGAGTTACCGGACTTCATGGTCTTTCTCAACTGGCAGGAGCTGCCGTGGTTCTGGCACGGCTTTGACATGCCCGGCTTCGCCTTCCTGATGGTACTGCTGGTGCCTGGCCTGCTGGCGCTGGTGTTCGGGTTCCTCGCCTTCCGCTCCCGCGTCACGGGGGTCTATCTCTCCATCATCACCCAGGCGCTGACCTTCGCCTTGATGCTGGCGTTCTTCAGAAACGAGATGGGCTTTGGCGGCAACAACGGCCTGACTGACTTCAAGGACATGCTGGGCTTTGACCTGCGTACCGACAGCGTGCGCATTGCCCTGTTCATTGCCAGCGGCGTCGCACTGGCGCTGGGGTATCTGCTGTGTCGCGGCATCGTTGGCTCCAAGCTGGGCCGCTTGAGCATCGCCTGTCGAGATGCCGAGGCGCGCACGCGCTTTCTGGGCTATCGCGTCGAACGTGTCCAGCTGTTCATCTTCGTGGTGTCCGCGATGCTGGCGGGTGTGGCGGGTGCGCTGTATGTGCCGCAGGTGGGCATCATCAATCCCGGCGAGTTCTCGCCGCTGTTTTCCATCGAGGTGGTGGTATGGGTGGCACTGGGTGGCCGCGCGACGCTTTACGGTGCCGTGCTGGGCGCGCTGATCGTCAACTACGCCAAGACGGTATTCACCGGCATCATGCCGGATGCCTGGCTGTTCGCCCTCGGCGGGCTGTTCGTGCTGGTCACCGTGCTGCTGCCCAAGGGCATCGCCGGACTCTTCAGCCAGTGGGGGCATCGCCAGACGAGCGCTGACGACACTCATGACACGTCCCGTAACGCTGCGAAGATCAATGAGACAACCGGGGAGAGCCCCGCATGA
- a CDS encoding RidA family protein: MLFTAQIPIDAAGNVVEGGITAQTRQTLDNLIHTLECADGDASSLTQVLIYVIEREHLATVNGMYAEYVREPYSNRAAIIVSGFAREEMLVEIVAYAALEGDTGNSV, from the coding sequence ATCCTGTTCACTGCGCAGATTCCTATCGATGCCGCTGGCAATGTCGTGGAGGGCGGAATTACTGCCCAGACCCGCCAGACGCTGGATAATCTGATTCATACCCTGGAATGCGCCGATGGCGACGCCTCCTCGCTGACTCAGGTGCTGATCTATGTAATTGAACGCGAGCACTTGGCGACGGTCAATGGCATGTATGCCGAGTACGTTCGTGAGCCATATTCCAATCGGGCTGCCATCATCGTCTCCGGGTTTGCACGCGAAGAGATGCTGGTCGAGATAGTCGCCTATGCCGCACTGGAAGGCGATACAGGCAACTCCGTGTAG
- the urtA gene encoding urea ABC transporter substrate-binding protein yields the protein MLTACVGFSLATIAQAEEGPIKVGILHSLSGTMAISESTLKDTMLMLIKKQNDAGGLLGRKLEPVVVDPASNWPLFAEKARELLAQDKVDVIFGNWTSVSRKSVLPVIEELNGLLFYPVQYEGEESSENVFYTGAAPNQQAIPAVDYLMNDVGVKRWVLAGTDYVYPRTTNKILAAYLKSHGVADEDVMVNYTPFGHSDWQSIVSDIKSFGSTGKKTAVVSTINGDANVPFYRELANQGIKAEDIPVVAFSVGEQELSGIDTAPLVGHLAAWNYFMSVDSDANYDFIDEWIAYTGKDDAVTNDPMEAHYIGFNMWMEAVRKAGSVEVDAVKDAIIGVSVPNLTGGYATMMPNHHITKPVLIGEIQDNGQFSVVWQTPSTVAGDAWSDYLEGSKDLISDWRKPMECGNYNVVTHSCGAKESATAQ from the coding sequence ATGCTGACCGCCTGTGTCGGTTTCTCGCTTGCCACCATTGCTCAAGCGGAAGAGGGGCCGATCAAGGTCGGGATTCTGCACTCACTCTCCGGCACCATGGCGATCAGCGAATCGACGCTGAAAGACACCATGCTGATGTTGATCAAGAAGCAGAACGACGCGGGAGGACTGCTGGGCCGCAAGCTTGAGCCCGTCGTGGTCGACCCCGCCTCCAACTGGCCACTGTTTGCCGAGAAGGCACGAGAGCTGCTGGCCCAGGACAAGGTCGACGTGATCTTCGGCAACTGGACCTCGGTGTCACGCAAGTCCGTGCTGCCAGTCATCGAAGAGCTCAATGGCCTGCTGTTCTATCCGGTGCAGTATGAGGGCGAGGAATCCTCCGAGAACGTCTTCTACACCGGCGCCGCGCCCAATCAGCAGGCCATTCCGGCAGTGGATTATCTGATGAACGATGTCGGCGTGAAACGCTGGGTGCTGGCCGGGACCGACTACGTCTATCCGCGTACCACCAACAAGATTCTCGCCGCCTATCTCAAGTCTCACGGCGTGGCCGATGAGGACGTGATGGTCAACTACACCCCGTTCGGTCACTCCGACTGGCAGTCCATCGTGTCTGACATCAAATCCTTCGGCAGCACTGGCAAGAAAACGGCTGTCGTCTCGACCATCAATGGCGATGCCAATGTGCCGTTCTATCGTGAGCTGGCCAATCAGGGCATCAAGGCCGAGGACATCCCGGTCGTCGCCTTCTCGGTGGGCGAACAGGAGCTTTCCGGTATCGATACCGCGCCGCTGGTCGGACATCTCGCGGCCTGGAACTACTTCATGAGCGTGGACAGCGACGCCAACTACGATTTCATCGATGAGTGGATCGCCTACACCGGCAAGGACGATGCCGTCACCAATGACCCGATGGAAGCCCATTACATCGGCTTCAACATGTGGATGGAAGCCGTGCGCAAGGCGGGTAGCGTCGAGGTCGATGCGGTCAAGGACGCCATCATCGGCGTTTCGGTACCCAATCTGACTGGTGGCTACGCCACCATGATGCCCAATCATCACATCACCAAGCCGGTACTGATCGGCGAGATTCAGGACAATGGCCAGTTCTCCGTTGTCTGGCAGACACCCTCCACCGTGGCTGGCGATGCCTGGTCGGATTATCTGGAAGGTTCGAAGGACTTGATCAGTGACTGGCGCAAGCCGATGGAATGCGGCAATTACAATGTCGTGACCCATTCCTGTGGTGCGAAGGAGAGCGCCACAGCGCAATAG
- a CDS encoding DEAD/DEAH box helicase: MKHRSHNRLVKNGKTPPLRDWQARCIETALQVLNDDNPHFLCQATPGAGKMLMSAVLAEELMLNGSIDLILYLGPTSTIVQQARQQFERVLERPLRGEASDAGTCVTYQALHHRLDTLKQFCQRGRVLLIWDESHHAASQTSADGHHVSGLNQWGNALLSLEQHVRFTLALSGTPWRTDGSCLPLLHYQIHVAASSPGAAHSPDRRLVPGFVYSLREAIDDQVCRIPTIHMLDNRVILLRTQATPSQPPDTKRYTSLPALLRHPKVPYASLVRHDGLVTQLLHQATDQLAWWRREDPTAAGLVIAADIAHASAIAERLDQQGHTTCLVHSQLPGAHETLARFQQTSAQWIISVNMISEGVDLPRLRVCCYLSHIKTEQYFRQALGRIIRRQSHFDGQCDLFMLQDPLLERYAQRVLEDLPESHSRIQYSSFAGSAAKALPHARPLRQGAPPELQTQDDARLPPHRRPPGTLTDTMVARLAADTPVPHSNRDLIAEIHFSREYLTHVIRPT; this comes from the coding sequence ATGAAACACAGGTCGCACAACCGTCTAGTAAAAAATGGCAAGACACCGCCTCTGCGGGACTGGCAAGCGCGCTGCATTGAAACCGCACTTCAGGTGCTGAACGACGATAACCCTCACTTTCTCTGCCAGGCGACCCCAGGGGCCGGGAAGATGCTCATGTCGGCGGTACTCGCCGAAGAGCTGATGCTCAATGGCAGTATCGACTTGATTCTCTATCTCGGCCCCACGAGCACCATCGTGCAACAGGCTAGACAACAGTTCGAGCGAGTACTGGAACGTCCTCTACGCGGAGAAGCCAGTGACGCAGGTACCTGCGTGACCTATCAAGCGCTACATCACCGATTGGATACGCTGAAGCAATTTTGCCAGAGAGGCCGAGTACTGTTGATCTGGGATGAAAGCCATCATGCCGCCAGTCAGACCAGTGCCGATGGCCATCATGTCTCGGGACTCAATCAATGGGGTAACGCCCTGCTATCCCTTGAGCAACACGTTCGCTTCACTCTGGCGCTGTCTGGGACGCCATGGCGAACGGATGGGAGCTGTTTACCCCTGCTGCATTATCAGATTCACGTGGCGGCATCGTCACCCGGCGCGGCACACTCTCCTGATCGCCGCCTGGTTCCCGGATTCGTCTACTCCCTGCGCGAAGCCATCGACGATCAGGTGTGCAGAATTCCGACGATACATATGCTCGATAACCGAGTGATTCTGCTGCGCACGCAGGCAACACCATCGCAGCCGCCTGACACGAAGCGCTATACCAGCCTGCCGGCACTCCTGAGACATCCGAAGGTGCCTTACGCATCGTTGGTTCGCCATGACGGGCTCGTGACACAGCTACTCCACCAGGCCACTGATCAATTGGCCTGGTGGCGCCGGGAAGACCCGACTGCTGCTGGCCTGGTGATTGCCGCTGATATCGCCCATGCCAGCGCTATCGCTGAACGACTTGATCAGCAGGGACATACCACCTGCCTGGTCCACAGCCAATTACCGGGAGCCCATGAGACGCTGGCCCGATTTCAACAGACGAGCGCCCAATGGATCATCTCGGTCAACATGATCAGCGAAGGCGTTGATCTCCCACGCCTGCGGGTATGCTGTTACCTGAGCCACATCAAGACGGAACAGTACTTTCGCCAAGCCTTGGGTCGCATCATTCGTCGCCAGAGCCACTTCGATGGGCAATGTGACCTCTTCATGTTGCAAGACCCCTTGCTGGAGCGCTATGCCCAACGCGTGCTGGAGGACCTCCCGGAGTCACATTCACGAATTCAGTACTCAAGCTTCGCCGGTAGCGCTGCCAAGGCCCTGCCTCATGCACGACCGTTGCGCCAAGGCGCTCCCCCTGAGCTCCAAACACAAGACGATGCCCGACTGCCGCCCCATCGACGGCCTCCCGGCACACTGACCGATACCATGGTCGCCAGGCTCGCGGCAGACACGCCAGTCCCCCACTCAAACCGCGACCTCATCGCAGAGATTCACTTCTCTCGAGAGTACCTCACCCATGTGATTCGCCCGACATGA
- the parS gene encoding type II RES/Xre toxin-antitoxin system antitoxin — protein sequence MAAFVFFCLMPVQVLASGLESKELARYVVIPPATLKRRADTGYFKPAEGDRLYRFAEVYKSAVDLFEGDKAKAKEWLLSPVRGLGGRRPVEMVATTAGAEAVLDLIGRLEHGVFA from the coding sequence GTGGCGGCGTTCGTCTTCTTCTGTCTGATGCCGGTTCAGGTTTTGGCCTCCGGGCTTGAGAGCAAGGAGTTGGCACGATATGTGGTCATTCCTCCGGCAACCCTAAAGCGTCGTGCCGATACTGGCTACTTCAAACCTGCCGAGGGCGATCGGCTGTACCGTTTCGCTGAGGTTTACAAGAGCGCGGTGGACCTGTTCGAGGGCGACAAGGCGAAGGCGAAAGAATGGCTGCTCAGCCCCGTGCGTGGGCTTGGGGGCCGTCGCCCGGTCGAGATGGTGGCTACCACTGCTGGCGCCGAAGCCGTTCTAGATCTGATCGGCCGACTTGAGCATGGCGTCTTTGCATGA
- a CDS encoding site-specific integrase, with product MSHNEKVGGLPTDMSSWSGKEESHALTEDMELSRAARRLLSDSMAKNTILAFRSDIRGFLKAGYSLPATAQQVANYLAEMYAKGRKPATISRHASSLGTWHVYMQLPSPTLSLEVKGVLKGIHRKSDGRQRQAPALRLHHLQQLLNTLDLDEPRDLRNASMFCLCFYGAFRSSEVVALYREDIEWRDGGIVITLRHSKTNQSGRIEQKTLPRNPAGDRCCPVTLLEAWLAWSGIRRGALYRSIDQADRVGAGRMHPVTFSNLLKKALQRANLTAERFTTHSFRAGFITEAHLRGKSDQQIKRISGHRDQKTFERYIRMADDMHDPGNDIF from the coding sequence ATGTCGCATAACGAGAAGGTCGGAGGCCTGCCAACCGATATGTCGTCATGGTCTGGAAAGGAAGAGAGTCACGCGCTGACAGAGGATATGGAGTTGTCACGCGCTGCCAGACGATTACTGTCTGACAGCATGGCCAAGAACACGATTCTGGCATTCCGATCTGATATCCGAGGCTTCCTGAAAGCCGGCTACTCACTCCCCGCCACTGCACAACAAGTCGCCAATTATCTCGCTGAAATGTATGCCAAAGGGCGTAAGCCTGCCACGATCTCCCGCCATGCCAGCTCGCTGGGCACCTGGCATGTTTACATGCAGTTGCCCTCACCCACCCTTAGCCTGGAAGTGAAAGGTGTATTGAAGGGGATTCATCGCAAGAGTGATGGACGACAACGTCAGGCGCCCGCGTTGCGACTCCATCATTTGCAACAGCTGCTAAATACTCTGGATCTTGATGAGCCCAGAGATTTACGTAATGCCAGCATGTTCTGCCTGTGTTTCTACGGCGCGTTTCGCTCCAGTGAGGTCGTCGCACTCTACAGGGAGGATATCGAGTGGCGTGATGGCGGTATCGTGATCACGTTGCGCCACAGCAAAACCAATCAAAGCGGACGGATCGAGCAGAAGACGCTTCCCCGTAATCCTGCGGGCGATCGTTGCTGCCCAGTGACACTCCTGGAGGCCTGGCTTGCATGGAGTGGCATTCGTCGAGGCGCCCTGTATCGATCCATCGATCAGGCTGATCGAGTGGGGGCTGGCAGAATGCACCCCGTCACCTTCAGTAACCTGCTCAAAAAGGCGTTACAGCGTGCCAACCTCACTGCAGAGAGATTTACCACCCACAGCTTCCGTGCTGGCTTCATTACCGAAGCGCATCTCCGTGGCAAGAGCGACCAACAGATAAAACGCATCAGCGGACATCGTGACCAGAAAACCTTCGAACGCTACATCCGCATGGCGGATGACATGCATGACCCGGGCAACGACATCTTTTGA
- the urtB gene encoding urea ABC transporter permease subunit UrtB gives MSISLNGKHRWLWQMLLVCLLSFPLFAAAEPEALAKSDTSAQPPVRGDDNAAQSLLTRLAEASNVGKAAVIDEIALSGDSRARGWLEAFAANKLARRKEGDRFLIVDNNRGRDWAVSDALSGDSAGKISRREIDTLRINNSLRGHVDGVLSMIDLTSDNESVRLQAARGLRGSVTDAMTDKLGPLIEREENESVRGALEEALAIQQLEARGDMAALERLSGSLNSAAIAALNGAAASDDPELAEAATSALAGIQQKLKLNRGFETLYFGLSLGSVLVLAAIGLAITFGVMGVINMAHGELIMLGAYTTWGMQQLLPGQPGLALLLSIPAGFLVAAAVGVIIERSVIQHLKGRPLETLLATFGISLILQQLVRTTISPLNRIVVTPEWMSGSLMVNEALSLTLNRLYIIGFALVVFASLMLIMRRTRLGLEVRAVTQNRAMARSMGIKATRVDIMTFALGSGVAGLAGVALSQITNVGPNLGQNYIIDSFMVVVFGGVGNLWGTLVAGMSLGLLNQFLEPWAGAVLAKIVVLVFIILFIQKRPRGLFPQKGRAAEG, from the coding sequence ATGTCTATCTCCCTCAATGGAAAACACCGCTGGCTCTGGCAGATGCTGCTGGTCTGCCTGCTGTCATTCCCCCTGTTTGCGGCGGCTGAACCTGAGGCCTTGGCCAAGTCAGATACCTCGGCTCAGCCGCCAGTGCGTGGCGACGACAATGCCGCCCAATCCCTGCTGACACGACTCGCCGAGGCTTCCAATGTCGGCAAGGCCGCTGTCATCGATGAGATCGCCCTGAGTGGCGACAGCCGTGCGCGCGGTTGGCTCGAGGCATTTGCCGCCAACAAGCTGGCACGGCGCAAGGAGGGCGATCGCTTTTTGATCGTCGACAACAACCGTGGGCGTGACTGGGCGGTCTCCGATGCGCTGAGCGGCGACTCCGCCGGCAAGATCTCGCGCCGCGAGATCGATACGCTGCGCATCAACAATTCCCTGCGCGGTCATGTCGATGGTGTGCTGTCGATGATCGATCTCACCTCCGACAATGAGTCGGTTCGTCTACAGGCGGCACGAGGACTGCGGGGCAGTGTCACTGACGCCATGACGGACAAGCTGGGCCCCCTGATCGAGCGCGAGGAGAATGAAAGCGTTCGCGGGGCATTGGAAGAAGCACTGGCGATCCAGCAGCTGGAGGCCCGTGGCGACATGGCCGCGCTGGAGCGTCTCTCCGGAAGTCTCAACAGCGCGGCCATCGCGGCGCTCAACGGTGCCGCCGCCAGTGATGACCCTGAACTGGCCGAGGCAGCCACCTCGGCATTGGCAGGTATCCAGCAGAAGCTCAAGCTCAACCGCGGGTTCGAGACCCTGTACTTCGGCCTGTCACTGGGTTCTGTGCTGGTGCTGGCGGCGATAGGTCTGGCGATCACCTTTGGTGTCATGGGCGTGATCAACATGGCGCATGGCGAACTGATCATGCTCGGCGCCTATACCACCTGGGGCATGCAGCAACTGCTGCCGGGCCAACCTGGGCTGGCGCTGTTGCTGTCGATTCCTGCGGGTTTCCTGGTCGCGGCGGCAGTCGGCGTCATCATCGAGCGCAGTGTCATCCAGCACCTCAAGGGACGTCCGCTGGAAACGCTGCTGGCGACCTTCGGCATCAGCCTGATCCTGCAGCAGCTGGTGCGCACCACCATCTCGCCCTTGAATCGCATCGTGGTCACGCCTGAATGGATGAGCGGCTCGCTGATGGTCAACGAGGCGCTGTCACTGACGCTCAACCGTCTCTACATCATCGGCTTCGCGCTGGTCGTGTTCGCCAGCCTGATGCTGATCATGCGGCGTACCCGTCTCGGGCTCGAGGTGCGGGCGGTGACACAGAACCGTGCCATGGCGCGCTCGATGGGCATCAAGGCGACGCGTGTCGACATCATGACCTTCGCCCTGGGCTCCGGCGTCGCCGGACTCGCCGGTGTCGCGCTCTCGCAGATCACCAACGTCGGTCCGAACCTGGGCCAGAACTACATCATCGATTCCTTCATGGTCGTGGTGTTCGGCGGGGTGGGCAATCTGTGGGGCACGCTGGTGGCGGGTATGTCACTGGGGCTTCTCAACCAGTTCTTGGAGCCCTGGGCGGGCGCGGTACTGGCCAAGATCGTGGTGCTGGTGTTCATCATCCTGTTCATTCAAAAGCGCCCGCGGGGACTCTTCCCGCAAAAGGGCCGCGCCGCGGAGGGTTGA